From a single Pseudobutyrivibrio xylanivorans genomic region:
- a CDS encoding SpaA isopeptide-forming pilin-related protein: MKGFKRILALATTLVMALGMTITASAEGTVPKGTITVTGAENATLYIRQVVKADTTTKTGWSFVDAASEELFAGFAGDTAQAKIEDYKTSSEADRVVKFGNKLEALSVTEQFTGTYTNAEPGLYVIKATEEGFTYSPMIAAINYNDDLDGVKNAVVKAKKTPTTINKTYGEGDEYVELGKEIPYSVEVVVPYSPMGSTTAFVVTDTLTGGEYKLETGENADKTKVVATIGNDSKTYYIAPSNNSLTIDLAADWVINDPTDSTRDNKYANATLTLTYTAIATGSAISNDVNVNNTTGKTVKSYTSKLQIMKTNVPAEGEEPELLNGAKFVIKDGIDENAKYAILDAEGKLTGWGTLAEAKVNPLTTAGGIAIASGFDKDKTYWFEEIEAPQGYSLNLNPVAVTSDSWIDDPDEEDAKFMIGTAIMSDTTLITLPFTGGSGTVAFTVFGILFMSAAAGLFYANKKKSAK; encoded by the coding sequence ATGAAAGGGTTTAAGAGGATTTTAGCACTGGCCACTACACTTGTAATGGCACTTGGAATGACCATAACAGCATCGGCTGAGGGAACAGTTCCAAAGGGTACAATTACAGTAACTGGCGCTGAGAATGCAACATTGTATATCCGTCAGGTAGTCAAGGCAGACACAACCACAAAGACAGGATGGTCATTTGTAGATGCAGCCAGCGAGGAATTATTTGCAGGATTTGCAGGTGATACAGCACAGGCAAAGATAGAGGATTACAAGACTTCTTCAGAAGCTGACAGAGTTGTAAAGTTCGGTAACAAGCTTGAAGCATTATCAGTCACAGAACAGTTTACAGGTACCTACACAAATGCAGAGCCTGGTTTATATGTAATCAAAGCTACTGAAGAAGGATTTACCTACAGCCCAATGATTGCAGCTATAAACTACAATGATGACTTAGATGGTGTTAAGAATGCAGTAGTAAAGGCTAAGAAGACTCCTACAACCATCAACAAGACCTACGGCGAAGGTGATGAGTACGTTGAACTTGGAAAGGAAATCCCATACTCAGTTGAAGTTGTAGTTCCTTATTCTCCAATGGGTTCAACAACAGCATTCGTTGTAACTGATACCCTTACAGGTGGAGAGTACAAGCTTGAAACAGGAGAAAATGCAGACAAGACAAAGGTTGTTGCAACAATCGGAAATGATTCAAAGACATATTACATCGCACCTTCAAACAACAGCTTGACAATTGATTTGGCAGCTGATTGGGTAATCAATGATCCAACAGATTCAACAAGAGATAACAAGTATGCAAACGCAACATTAACACTTACTTACACAGCAATCGCAACTGGTTCAGCAATTTCAAACGATGTAAACGTAAACAACACAACAGGAAAGACAGTTAAGTCTTATACATCTAAGCTTCAGATTATGAAGACAAACGTTCCAGCAGAAGGCGAAGAGCCAGAGCTTCTTAATGGAGCAAAGTTCGTAATCAAAGATGGTATAGATGAAAATGCTAAGTACGCAATCCTCGATGCAGAAGGAAAGCTTACAGGATGGGGAACATTAGCAGAGGCAAAGGTAAATCCACTTACAACAGCAGGCGGAATCGCAATCGCATCTGGATTTGATAAGGATAAGACATACTGGTTCGAAGAAATTGAAGCACCTCAGGGTTACTCACTTAACTTAAATCCTGTAGCAGTTACTTCAGATAGTTGGATTGATGATCCTGACGAAGAAGATGCTAAGTTCATGATTGGAACAGCAATTATGTCAGATACCACACTTATTACACTTCCATTCACAGGTGGTTCTGGAACAGTAGCATTTACAGTATTTGGAATTCTTTTCATGAGTGCAGCAGCAGGTTTGTTCTACGCAAACAAAAAGAAGTCAGCAAAATAA
- a CDS encoding DUF7604 domain-containing protein, with amino-acid sequence MKRKSLFNRIISLSIVAALYISMSASAFAEIEEAEIPVEEAMTENATTSEEQVTEAVDEEAAEASEESVTEKVDNQTTETETTETETDSTSPEDEVPTEDETEETPGLINEIIDAVKELISPTDEEAELTEEPESEEPAEGDTYFKIIMRDYGTQVKVTYEYVMNEETGELEAIVKDELEGEFDEDGNLIEKEEEEKPEHEFIYTSNKDGTHTVKCSECDMEEYTESCEYDENGVCIHCEWKRLPDPVLVYEDEEVIVTVSGAVPENADLKVTPIKKENEETKEAYESVEQRLVDETDIEEYDSYGFLAYDISFIEIETGNEIEPSDDVTVMMEYKQAVKPVVVENPDDCTTEVEMVHFNEEENKLENLTEDGRASLKLENDSALTKAEFTSNSFSTYVIKWSSTINTKYIKIITSYYTKDNVEMEEFSTNEITFPLSSETSTETIIKNSSFAPAKDGYRFLRAELKVNDEYKEIDRFKYRYSYGNKWIRGYLGESTTVGNEVELVSDESKATRLYLSIIYEKDAALSIMKKATGTAATDTDTAYIFKLLKADGTAVGEKAFFVGTERRYTDAEGKFLLKTGQSADFALTSTPAGAYQVIEEGVSGEAYTLGDFTTKTFVDGTEINRYDPGTIGGRKVDITVTESECTHVVFKNLLTYTEIDYQKPEELSKFIRYNGDDNYDLGVKFSPPAYDYTTVISNEEIVDTMEPTKVDIVLVVDKSGSMGNKVNGVKRIVHVKEAVETLRDVIQTKRNVDASWKVVYFDYNASGDDVNSAWRSNSGFTISTSTDGATNYEAGLKRAKNITATKREGTDKTIVIFLTDGEPTNYGTGQGYGGRFDPTAYFKAKAVARQLTCDSFYTIGVDFKDTTFKFTEEDGSSVALKPREVLERISEAASNVSDKSVSTVKSSEVAALFKNLAGRIVSKPSGSEDETEVKNRASNVTITDTLSDYAEPVTGSQFYISVDVDGVDIWNNPAYVSAQQNGVIGDANNPEGTEAYFDVIDGGATYHLTAKYDVRTKTVTLDFPDDYKVNPEYGYKVVFMNIVPTDLAYSEFISSGYNAEGETDTDNASVDEENWTSEGKAGFRSNTVGKVVYDYRGEVGAERFFNHPVLQVHIKNVWEIYKTNEDGSRKLATAVFELKEDGTDNSYTGVSSSDEDKLGLIEWTLGTDQEIAVNKTYILSELAAPAGFAKSDETWKIQLDVNNVPTVIPVNAEGVEQTQIVVEPEINRSVITYRFYFKNFAHAYELPETGGNGIYRTTALGLVFMMTSVFLFYRNRKKSKAFCKYRN; translated from the coding sequence ATGAAAAGAAAGTCATTATTCAATAGAATCATCTCATTAAGCATCGTGGCAGCTTTATATATTTCGATGTCAGCATCAGCATTTGCTGAGATTGAAGAAGCAGAGATTCCTGTGGAAGAAGCGATGACAGAGAATGCAACTACCTCAGAGGAACAGGTCACTGAAGCTGTTGATGAAGAGGCTGCTGAAGCATCGGAGGAATCAGTTACAGAAAAAGTAGATAATCAAACTACTGAAACTGAAACTACTGAAACTGAAACAGATTCCACTTCACCTGAGGACGAAGTTCCTACTGAGGATGAGACAGAAGAAACGCCAGGGTTGATAAATGAAATCATTGATGCAGTGAAGGAACTCATTTCTCCGACAGATGAAGAAGCAGAACTTACTGAAGAGCCTGAATCTGAAGAGCCAGCAGAGGGAGATACATATTTCAAAATCATCATGAGAGATTATGGTACCCAAGTAAAGGTAACATACGAATATGTGATGAATGAAGAGACTGGTGAGCTGGAAGCAATAGTAAAAGATGAGCTTGAAGGTGAATTTGATGAAGATGGAAATCTTATAGAGAAAGAGGAAGAAGAGAAACCTGAACATGAATTCATATACACATCCAACAAGGATGGCACTCATACAGTAAAGTGTAGCGAGTGTGACATGGAAGAGTACACAGAATCCTGTGAGTATGATGAGAACGGTGTATGTATCCACTGCGAATGGAAAAGACTTCCAGATCCAGTACTTGTTTATGAAGACGAGGAAGTAATCGTAACAGTATCTGGTGCGGTTCCAGAAAATGCAGACCTAAAGGTAACACCAATCAAGAAAGAGAACGAGGAGACAAAGGAAGCCTATGAATCAGTTGAACAGAGACTTGTAGATGAGACAGACATTGAAGAATATGACTCATATGGATTCTTAGCATATGATATTTCATTTATTGAAATAGAGACTGGAAACGAAATTGAACCAAGTGATGATGTCACAGTAATGATGGAGTACAAGCAGGCAGTTAAACCTGTAGTTGTGGAAAATCCTGACGATTGTACAACTGAAGTTGAAATGGTTCATTTCAATGAGGAAGAGAACAAGCTTGAGAATCTTACAGAAGATGGAAGAGCAAGCTTAAAGCTGGAAAATGACAGTGCTCTTACTAAAGCAGAATTTACAAGCAACAGCTTCTCGACTTATGTAATTAAGTGGTCGTCAACGATAAATACAAAATACATAAAGATTATTACTTCGTACTATACTAAAGATAATGTTGAGATGGAGGAATTCTCTACAAATGAAATAACATTCCCATTAAGTAGTGAGACTTCAACAGAAACGATTATTAAAAATAGCAGCTTCGCTCCAGCAAAAGATGGCTACAGATTCTTAAGAGCAGAGTTGAAGGTTAATGATGAGTACAAGGAAATAGATCGATTTAAATATCGTTATTCATACGGCAACAAGTGGATAAGGGGATACTTAGGAGAGTCAACGACTGTTGGCAATGAAGTTGAATTAGTAAGTGATGAAAGCAAAGCAACTCGATTGTACTTGTCTATCATATACGAGAAGGATGCAGCGCTAAGCATCATGAAAAAGGCAACAGGAACTGCAGCAACAGATACGGATACAGCGTACATCTTTAAACTACTGAAGGCTGATGGAACAGCGGTCGGAGAAAAAGCATTCTTTGTTGGAACTGAGAGACGTTATACAGATGCTGAAGGAAAGTTTTTATTAAAGACTGGTCAAAGCGCTGACTTTGCACTTACCTCAACACCAGCGGGAGCATATCAGGTAATTGAAGAAGGAGTTAGTGGTGAGGCTTATACACTGGGAGATTTTACTACAAAAACTTTTGTAGACGGAACAGAAATAAATAGGTATGACCCAGGAACGATAGGAGGTCGAAAAGTTGACATAACTGTTACTGAATCAGAATGTACCCATGTAGTATTTAAGAATCTTCTTACATACACAGAGATTGATTATCAGAAACCAGAGGAGCTTTCAAAGTTCATTCGTTATAACGGTGATGATAATTACGACCTAGGAGTGAAATTTTCACCTCCTGCTTATGACTACACAACAGTTATTTCCAACGAGGAAATCGTAGATACAATGGAGCCTACTAAGGTTGACATCGTGCTTGTAGTCGATAAGTCAGGTTCTATGGGAAATAAGGTTAATGGAGTTAAACGAATAGTTCATGTTAAGGAGGCAGTTGAAACTCTTAGAGATGTAATTCAGACAAAGCGAAATGTAGATGCATCTTGGAAGGTTGTTTACTTTGATTACAACGCATCGGGAGATGATGTGAATTCGGCTTGGAGATCAAACAGTGGATTTACCATCAGCACAAGTACAGATGGTGCAACTAATTACGAAGCAGGACTTAAACGAGCAAAGAATATTACAGCTACCAAGCGAGAGGGCACAGACAAGACCATCGTAATCTTCCTGACAGATGGAGAGCCTACTAATTACGGAACTGGTCAGGGATATGGAGGCAGATTTGATCCGACAGCATATTTCAAAGCAAAAGCAGTAGCAAGACAGCTTACTTGTGATTCCTTCTACACAATAGGCGTAGATTTCAAGGATACTACATTCAAGTTTACTGAAGAGGATGGCTCAAGTGTTGCATTAAAGCCTAGAGAAGTTTTGGAACGTATTTCTGAGGCAGCTTCAAATGTAAGCGATAAGAGTGTTTCAACAGTTAAGTCATCTGAGGTTGCAGCATTATTCAAAAATCTTGCAGGAAGAATTGTTTCAAAACCTTCAGGAAGTGAGGATGAAACAGAAGTAAAGAATAGAGCCAGCAATGTAACAATTACAGATACACTTAGTGATTACGCAGAACCAGTAACAGGCTCACAATTCTACATAAGTGTTGATGTGGATGGTGTTGATATCTGGAACAATCCAGCATATGTTTCGGCTCAGCAAAACGGAGTCATCGGTGATGCAAACAATCCAGAAGGAACAGAAGCATACTTCGATGTGATTGACGGAGGTGCCACATATCATCTGACTGCAAAGTATGATGTGAGAACCAAGACAGTGACTCTTGATTTTCCAGATGATTACAAGGTTAATCCTGAATATGGTTACAAGGTTGTATTCATGAATATTGTTCCAACTGATTTAGCATATTCAGAATTCATCAGCAGTGGGTACAATGCAGAAGGTGAGACCGACACAGACAATGCATCCGTAGATGAAGAAAATTGGACTTCTGAAGGAAAGGCTGGATTCCGTTCGAACACAGTAGGAAAGGTTGTATATGACTACAGAGGTGAAGTAGGAGCAGAAAGATTCTTCAATCATCCAGTACTGCAGGTACACATCAAGAACGTTTGGGAAATCTACAAAACAAACGAAGATGGTAGCAGAAAGCTTGCAACAGCAGTATTCGAGCTGAAGGAAGATGGAACAGATAATTCATACACAGGCGTCAGCTCATCTGATGAGGATAAGTTAGGACTTATCGAGTGGACTCTTGGTACTGATCAAGAGATTGCAGTAAATAAGACCTACATCCTTTCAGAGTTGGCAGCACCTGCGGGATTTGCCAAGAGTGATGAAACCTGGAAGATACAGCTTGATGTAAACAATGTACCAACTGTTATACCAGTGAATGCAGAGGGGGTTGAGCAGACACAGATAGTTGTGGAGCCTGAAATCAATAGAAGTGTTATCACCTACAGGTTCTACTTTAAGAATTTTGCTCATGCTTATGAGCTACCAGAGACAGGTGGAAACGGAATTTACAGAACAACAGCATTAGGTTTGGTATTCATGATGACATCTGTATTCCTCTTCTATAGAAACAGAAAAAAATCCAAAGCGTTTTGTAAATATCGTAATTAA